The nucleotide sequence TCTCAAGACCAATTGAGCTGACGTACACGTCTGCCCCAACCCGGAACGCCCTAGCGACCGCTCGGCCCATGGTACCCTCCTCGTTCATCGAATGCGGTTCTGTGGATCGCTACTATGATCCGAGGATTTTGTCAAATTTGATTATACTATTACAAATAATGCGGTTTGCTATGCGCTTTGACCGCGCGAAGTGTTAAATGTTGTGCCAGAGGGTGGGACGAGGTGAACATGAAGACGGTCGAGAAGGAACAGCGCCATATCCAATCGATCGAGGTCGGCTTTCGTCTGATCGGGGTTCTTGAGGCGGCGCGGGCCAAGCTTCCTCTGAAGACAATTGCCGAGCGTGCCGGCATGCCGGCCAGCAAGGCTCACCTTTACATGGTGAGCTTTCTACGGCTCGGCCTGGTGGCGCAGGATCCTGCCACAATGCGCTACGGCCTTGGGCCTTATGCCGTTCAACTCGGCCTTGCGGGATTGCGGCAACTGGATGTTGTCGATCTCGCCCGAGGGCCAATGGAGGAGTTGCAGCAAAGCGTCGGACTGTCGGTCCACTTATCCATCTGGGGAAACATGGGACCGACGATAGTCGCGAAGTCCGATGGTGAACTCGACGTCCCGATGATTATCAAGGTCGGCCATGTACTTCCGTTGCTCACGTCGGCTACGGGACGGGTCTTCCTGTCACTGCTGCCCGCAGCGTCGTTGGCGCCGATACTTCACCGTGTTCCCACGCCCTCGGCGGCGGCCCGCGCGGTGATCGAAGAGGCAAAGCGAGAGATGGGTCGTAACGGCGTGACCACGTCGGACAGCCGCGTGCACGAGGGATTTGCCGCCGTCTCTGGCCCCATATTCGACCATTCCGGCGCTCTCGCCGCGAGCATGACGCTCATTGGGCAACGCTCGCACGTGCCGCTCGACGGGCGCGGCTCAATTGTCGAGAAGCTGAAGGCCGCCTGCGACCTAGTTACGCGCGCGATGGGGCGGGAAGCCGCTGCTTCCGATGCCTTACAGGAGGACCCTGGTCCCAGACGGACGGCTAGATCGACGCGCGCCTGACTCTGACAAATGGGCACCATCCAAGTGCTGCACTGTCACTTCAGCCGCCTGCAGCGCGAGCCGTCATTTGACATTGACTAATTGAATTCGTTAATATACGACGGCTTTCCAGCCGCTATCAGGTGCGCATGACGCTCCAGTAAGGACGCATCCGGCAGGCCTCGCGAAGCGCGCGGGCGCTCGGATCACCGAGCACCCCATCATGTCGTTCGTGAACGCGCACGGTCGCGCCAATTAATTGGGAGAATGCGATGAAGCAGCAAAGAATCACTGTTATCGGCGCCGGCATCGGCGGGCTGGCCGCCTCATGTGCGCTCTTGCAGAGAGGGTTCGATGTCGAGGTTTACGAGCAAGCAGAGGTTCTCGGCGAGGTCGGCGCAGGGGTGCAGATCTCGGCGAACGGCGCAAAGGCGCTAATAGATCTGGGACTGCGCGACAAGATCAGCGCGGTCGCTTGCGAAGCCTCTTCGAAAGCCGTTCGCATTTGGAATACCGGAAAGGAGTGGAAGCTGTTCGACCTTGGCGTCGACTCGATAGAAAGATTTGGCGCTCCGTATTGGAGCCTCCATCGCGCAGACCTGCACGGCGTTCTCCTCGATGCAGTCCGTGCAAGGAAAGCCGACGCCATTCACACGGGAAAGAAGTGCGTCGAAATCAAGAGCGAACCGGGCAAGGTCCATGTTCGCTTTGCTGATGGTTCGTCCGCAACTTGCGATGCGCTGGTCGGCGCTGACGGTGTCCATTCGCAGATTCGACAATCGCTATTAGGCCCCTCCAAGGCACAGTTCACTGGCCTTATGGCTTGGCGCGGAACCATACCTATGGAGCGCTTGTCAAAAGAACTTCGAAGACCGATTGGCCTTAACTGGATCGGTCCTGGAGCGCATGTCATCACATACCCGATCCGAAGCGGAGAGCTTCTAAACTTTGTTGGCATCGTCGAGCGACCGGAATGGCAGGTTGAATCATGGTCGACGCGCGGCACAAAAGAGGAATGTGCGGCAGATTTCGAAGGCTGGCACCCGCTCGTTCTAGAAATTATCAGCCAATTGGGCACTCCATACAAATGGGCACTTTGTGGTCGCGAACCGCTGCAGCAATATGCCTATGGGAACATCTGCTTGATTGGGGATGCGGCGCATCCGACTCTTCCATTCCTTGCTCAGGGCGCTGTAATGGCCCTTGAAGATGCCATAGTGCTTGGCCGGTGCTTCGTGAAATACCCCTCGCCCGAGCACGCATTTAAAAGATTTGAAGAACTCCGCGTTGAGCGCACATCTTCCATGGTCCGCGGAGCATCGGAAAATGCTTCGCGCTTCCATAGCGCCGATCTGGCGGATCCCAAATTGGCAGAGAATTACGTTGCAAGAGAGTGGCAGCCGGAACGCGTGAAGAAGCGTTATGATTGGCTCTTCGAATACGATGTAAACACAGTCACCGTTTAGTGCTCGGCATGAGCGCAGCCCCCTTCCAAGGGGGGTCGAGTCGCCTCGACCAAAGCAATGTCAACAAAGAAGCCCCAGAATCAGAAATATGTACCGTCCCTCGTGACGCTCACAGGGCTGGTTGGCGAAGAGCTTGCCTTCAGCAACGCACAGCGTTTGACCTGCAAAGTCTACATGAGCAGCGCCTCATCCTCAAAAATTGCCAGACCATGTTCTGATCAAGAAGCTGCACCAAAACACCTGAGCCTTCCGACGCGCCCGATCGCCGGCACGGGATCAGCCGTCGTCCGGATGATCGAGGGATGGCTATCGATGCGAGCCAAGTCATGCAGCGATGGCATTTCCGTTCGTAACGAATTCGTCATCAAAGACTTCGGGCTGGCTCGACTGCTCGTCGCGAAAGCTAAATCGACAGCACCGGACAGATCTCGCCTCTCATAGCCACAGTCGGTCCGTTCGGTTGGCGATGAACCTTAAATCGTGAACGCGATTACACGATTTCATGTCCTTCAAGCGCTCGATCGCGTCGTCGCGATCCTTGATCTGCGTTTCGTACTCGTCCTTGAGCGATTGCTCGGAGAGCTGCTTTTCAAGCTGCACCTGCTTGATCCCGTTCTTCAGCTCATCGCGCTCCTTTTCAATGGCGCCAACCGCTTCGGTCTGCTCCTTGAGAGAAGAGCAAGATATGCCCGCCGCAATCCTGTGGTCTTGAATTCACAGAAAAATTTGAGCCGTTCGCACGCTCGGCCATTTCGCCACCTATCGGAGTCAATCGACTGATCAGCGCTGCCTGCGTAGTCAAGACTGCCGTAACCGCCCCGGTCGGGCCCGGCTTCCAGCAATGCATGCTGTCGCCCGATCGGAGCGAGCCGCGGGCGACGACCGTCTCCTTTTCGGCCCCGTCCGACAATCGCCATTTAGGAAAGGTCGTCAGCCTCGGAAATTCAAGGCAATTGTGCCGCTCCAGATCGCGCGGCCGGGCCGGCTTTCCGTGGCGCTCGAGGTAGCTGGGTGATGCGCATACAATGCGCTGATGGTCGCCCAGCTTGCGCGCGACGAGCCGGTTGTCGCTCAGGGTGCCGATACGTACGGCGGCGTCGAAGCCATCTCCGACCAGATCCAGAAATCGCTCGCTGTAGTCCACCTCGACGTGGACGGCGGGATATCGGGACAGAAACTCCGGAAGCAGCGGCGCGAGCCACATGCGTCCCATGGCCGCCGGAAACGCGAGACGTAGCCTGCCGTGTCTCTCAGTAGCGCCGGGGGATGCCTCCGTTTCCACTTCCCTGATCAGGTCGCCCGCGGCTTGGAGCTTCTCGCACAAACGTCGTCCCGCCTCCGTTATCCGGACCTGACGGGTCGTGCGTTCGACGAGACGCACTCCAAGACGCGCCTCCATCGCCTGTATCCGCTTCGAAACGGTCGTCGGATGACGCTGCAGCGCACGGCCCGCCAGGATGAACGAACCGGTGTCCACCACCGCGAGCAATGCCGCGAGCTCCTCTGCGTGAGCCCTCTGCGATTGGTTCACCGATTATCCGGCCGCCGAATGGTCAGAGCCCATCCTTATGAGTGAAAAAACCTGAAGAGTGCAAGAGCCAGTGGACCTCTCCAAAATGGTAGCAGATATTCCGGCAGAAGCGGCAGCCGTTCCACTGTCCAAGAGCGAATGTCCAATTGCCTCCGCCGTAGCGGTTGAGGCGCCGCCCCTAATCTCGTCGAGGTTTCCACATTTCCCCGCTCGCTCCACGCACGCAGAAGGCGACGATTGCTTTGGCTTGGCGCTGACGCTCAACAGTAGTGAGACTGTCCCGGGCCAGAGGACCTACGAGACCTTCGAATAGCGATCCGACGATGCATGCGGCGGAGGCTTCCACGTCCTGATCGGGGAATTCTCCGTCACGAATTCCCTGCCCGATAATTCCCTCGAACACCCGCGCAAGTTTCCTCCGATATTTGAGGCGCGCCGACTCGATTTCCGGCTCAACCGGCTCGGCAACGAGTGCATGTGCGAGTTTGCGGCCCAGGAGCGCGCGGCTCGCGAAGACCCACGCGGAGGCCGAAAGGCGTTCAGAGGCCGTACCATCCTGCTCGGCGACCGTCGCGACGGCATCCACCTCACGCTGGGCCACGTTGGCGACGACCTCGACCATGAGTTCGGCCTTCGACGGGAAATTGCGGTAGAGCGTGCCCAGCGCAACGCCGGCGGTCTCGGCGACCGCATTCATCTGGGTGTCCCGGAATCCGACGGCGGTGACCAACACCCGAGCCGCACGCAGAATGGATGCGCGTTTGTCCGGAGACGGAGTTCTGGTCCGTACCCTGCGCGCCGCCTTGCTTGCACCTGACATGTCGCTGATCCGGTAGGGTTTCGGGCTGGGCTCAAGATAGACTGTCTTTGCCGTCCGAATGCAAGTCTGGTTCTAGCTGAAGCGACGCGCGACGGCATAGGCGGCGCGAGACGTGTGCGTTGCGCTGCTTTTCCCGCGATTTTGGCTGTACCACCGCCCCCGGATTCTGCTTGACAAACTAGAATTAGAATTCTAATTTCATGTTCGGAAATTTGATTGACTTGCCTGCTTCAAGCTGTCGGCAGAACAGCGGCGATAGGAAATTCAGGTTCTAGCTTCCGCAGACATGCACCGCGAGGATGCCGAAGAAGGTTGGCGGCGCGTTCGCCCTTTCACGAATTCTCTCGATGCGATGCTTTTGCCGCGGCGGACGGACCGATCGACGTGCAGCAAGCCAGCTCACACGGAGGAAGCCATCTTGTCGTCTCATCAGCACGCAGCCGCGCTATCCCGGATCGAAGAACTTGTGTCGCTCTACAGCGATCCGAAAGCGTGCGCCGCCGAACTTCTATGCGACCGGTACGCGCGCGACGCGCTGGCCTACCGGATTGTCGGAGCGGATCTCGAAGCGACCGACATCACCTACGGGCGCCTGCGCGAGGAGTCCGAGAAGTTTGCCGCTGCGCTCGCTGACCTCGGAGTCGGGCCGGGGGACCGCGTCGCCACGCTGATGGGAAAGAGCCTGGAATATCTCGTTGCCCTCGTCGGCATCTGGCGACTTGGCGCGGTGCATGTGCCGATCTTCACGGCCTTCGCTCCCGCAGGCGTCTCTTTTCGACTGATCCGCAGCCAGGCGAAGGTCGTCGTCTGCGACGAAAGCCAGCAGAAGAAATTGCTGCCCGGTGATGACATGCCCGCCGACGGAGGCTGGAAGATCGTGACCACGGCCAGCGAACGGGCCGGCATTCCCGGCTCGCTGCGATTCTCCGAATTGATGGCCGCTCACGCGCGTGGCCGGACAGCGGCGCGCTTGGGAGGCGATGCGCCGATCATTCAGATCTACACCTCCGGAACCACGGGAACACCAAAGGGAGTTCTGGTGCCCACGAAGGCGCTTGCCGGTTTCCGGGCTTATGCCGAGTTCGGACTGGGGCTCCGCCCCGACGATCTCTACTGGTGTGCGGCCGACCCGGGCTGGGCTTACGGCCTGTACTTCGGAATCCTGGGCTCGCTCACCACCGGTACGCCTAGCCTGCTTCTGACCGCAGGTTTCGACGCGGCAAGCACGTTCGAAGTCCTGTCGCGATACAGCGTGACGAATTTTGCCGCAGCCCCGACCGTGTACCGGGCGATGCGTGCATTCGAAGGGCCGCGGTCGAAGATCACAAAGCTGCGCCACGCGTCGAGCGCGGGCGAACCTCTCACTCCGGAGGTCAATCTCTGGGCCGGCGATGCCTTGGGCGTCGCCGTCCACGATCACTACGGTCAGACGGAGGCCGGCATGCTGATCAACAACCATCATCATCCCGACCTCGTCGCCCCCCTGAAGCCGGGGTCCATGGGCGTTCCGCTGCCCGGCTGGTCAGCGCTGGTGCTCAAGGAAACGGAAGATGCTCCCGCTCCCGACGGGGAGCTCGGTCGAGTGGCGATCGAGCTGAAGGATAGTCCTCTCGCTTGGTTCAGCGGCTACATCGACGACGCGCAGAAGAGCGCAGAAAAGTTTTCCGGAAACGGCCGATGGTATCTCACCGGGGACGCGGGCTGGCGCGATGACGAGGGCTACTACCATTTCTCCTCCCGCGACGACGATGTCATCATCATGGCGGGATATCGGATCGGCCCCTTCGAGATTGAATCGATCGTTGTGACGCATCCCGCCGTCAGCGAATGCGCCGTCATTGCGGTGCCAGACACCACGCGCGGCGAAGTACTGGAATGCTTCGTCGTCCTGCGATCAGGCGAAAAGCCATCCGCACAGACGGTCAAGAGCATCCAGGACTGGGTGAAAACCCGCTACGCCGCGCACGCCTATCCCAGACAGGTGCATTTCGTCGACAGCCTTCCAAAAACGCCGAGCGGAAAGGTCCAGCGCTTCGTGCTGCGCCAGAGGCGGCGTGAAGAATTGGGGACTCTCGCGACGGAAACGCGCTGACATGGACGCCGATGCCTCGCTCCCGCCTTCCCCGCCGCGCATTCACCGATCAGAACCATACCTGGTTTCGCCGGTGATCGAAGCGGTCGTTAACCGGCGCTCCGTGCGCAGTTTCTTGCCTACTCCGGTGCCGTTGCGCGTGGTGAAGGAGATCCTTTCGGCTGCCTCGCGCGCCCCGTCAGGCACGAACTTCCAGCCTTGGAAGGTCCACGTGACGACCGGAGCAACGCTAGCCCGGCTCTGCCGGGCGGTCACGCAGGCCGCAATGGCGGGAGAGCGGTCCGACGAATATTTCTATGCTCCGGCCCCTTTGATGGAGCCCTACCTCTCGCGTCGACGCAAGGTCGGATACGACCTTTACGAGCTGTACGGTATCGCACGTGACGACTACCCGGCGCGCAAGCAGGCAATGTTGCGCAATTTCGAATTCTTCGGCGCACCGGTCGGTCTGTTCTTCACCATGGACCGGCGGCTATTGGTCGGCTCCTGGCTCGACTGCGGCATGTTCATGCAGAATGTGATGATTGTGGCGAGAGCGTTCGGACTGGGGACCTGCGCGCAGCAGGCCTGGTGCGAGTACGGCGGCGTCGTGCACGAACAGCTCGGCATTCCCGCCAGCCAGATCATTCTGTCGGGAATGGCGCTGGGGCATCCAGATCCCGACTCGCGCGCGAACACTCTAGTCAGCGATCGCGTCGGCGTCGACGATTTCACCGTCGTCCACGAATAAGTGGCGAGGCGCCGCCGCAGCTACCAGCCCACTATCCGCCACCGATCCGGGATCTTCCAAAGTGCAAATCGAACAGCGTGTATTTCTCGTAACTGGCGCCGGCTCGGGACTGGGCGCCGCCGTCGCCCGACGTCTCACGGCGGCAGGCGGCTTCGTCGTCATTGCCGATGTGAAGGAGGGATTCTCAGCTCCTCTCCGGAGACCACCGAAAACGGCAGTAAAAACAGCGTTCTCCAGACAACCTCGGCAGGTTGTGTGTACCGACAGTATGTACCGGAACCGATGTCCAGCTCAAGTGGATCGAGCAGATGGTAAACGATTTCCATCATCCCGAACATCGATCGCAAATCACACCGGGCCTGCTCGCGGACACAGCTGCCTCGCATCAATCCAGCGCGAGGGCTGCGCGTTGGGGTTAACTCATGCGCGAAATCCGCGTAAGCACTGCGTAAGCAGTAAGCACCCGTAGCTCAGCTGGATAGAGCGTCGCCCTCCGAAGGCTTCGGAGGGCAGCTCTTCGGCACTTAGCTGACATGAAGGTCTCGGCGAACGTCCGCTTCGCGCCAGAAGAGGTCGTTCGCCAGAGGGCAGCTTATGACCCACACCGAGGCGTTTGACAGTTCAGGTCGGATCCTGTTGGGCGACTGGTACTTCGCTTCAAATTGCCGCCGCTAAGGCGCCCGCGGCTATGTGGAAGATGGTGGCTGACTGTGAAGTACTTTATATCCCTGTGTTCTCGGCCCAGGCTAAGATTGGGTAAGGCTTCTTACTTTGAAGGAGGCATCCGATGCTCGCGACAATCAAATGGAACTCCCGATACAACGTTCGCGAATGGATGATGATGGCTGGAGCTCTCGTCGTCCAACTCAGCGCACTGAATGCATTACGACAGAGGGGTGAAAGCAAACCAAGGCGGCCACTCTGGAAACACTTCGACGACACCCATCATTGGGACTCAAACGCGGAGGAATGGGTGCCCAACGTTGATCAGTGATCGTGCAAGGTGTTAGGCGTCCCGAAGGCCAGATTCCAAGACTTCAAGATCCTCTCGCTGACGGGCCAGTCGAGGGCTGCCGTCGCGTACCTAGGCTCGTTCGATCGGATGATGGATCATGGTTCTACTAGATCCCCTGGTGGCTGGCTCGCGAAGCGTTCGACCAGAAAATCGATGAAAAGTCGCACCTTGACTGCCAAGTGCCGCGTCGGTGGATAGATCGCGTAAAGGTGCAGTGGCGGTGCCTGATATCCTTCGAGGAATCTCTGTAGCGCGCCTTCGCGCAGGGCATCGCCGGCGATGAAGGTCGGCAGCAACGCAACGCCCCTGCCCGCGATCGCGGCGTCGCGCAGCACCTCGGCGTTGTTTGCGCACAGCGTCCATTCCGGCTGAACCCAGTGGTCCCCATCGGGGCCAGTCAATTTCCACTGATTGCCGGTCAGCAGAAAGCCATAGGTCAGCAGCGCGTGACTCCGCAATTCGTTGGGATGTTTCGGCGTGCCATACTGCTCAAGATAATCCGGCGCCGCGCAGATTGCCCGATCGATCGCCAGGATCTTGCGCGCAATCAGGCTCGACGATTCAAGATCAGCGATGCGCAAGGTGACGTCATAACCACCCTGCACCGGATCGATCTGCTCGTCGCTGAGCACAAGGTGAATACGGAGCTCCGGATACAGCGCCATGAAATCCGCGACGGCCGGGCCGAGCTGGAGCGTGCCGAAGGACATCGGCGCATTGACGCGCAACAGGCCGCGCGGCGTCGCCTGCGCCTGCGCGACGGCGTGATCGGCTGCGTCGAGGTCGGCAAGAATCACGAGTGCGCGCTCGAAATAGGCCTGGCCGTTTTCGTTCGGGCTGGCGTGCCGGGTGGTGCGGTTCAGGAGTTGTACGCCGAGGTCCTGCTCAAGATCGCTGACATACTTGCTGATCGCTGAGCGCGAGAGCCTGAGTTGCCGGCCGGCTTCCGAGAAGCTGCCGAGTTCGACCACTTTGACGAAGGCGCGGAGGCTGCTGAGCTTATCCATGATTGTCATCAAATCATAGACAGTCATGTCATGAAAGACCGGATTGTCCTTGAGTTAGCCTATGCCAATTATCCCTGACAACGGAGGCCGGGCGCCTCGTAATCTAGGAGAAGACCATGTCAGGCATCCATCATGTCACCGCCATCGCAGGTAACGCCCTGCGAAACTTCGACTTTTACACCCGTTCGCTCGGTCTCCGCTTCGTCAAGAAGACCGTCAATTTCGACGACCCCGGTACCTATCACTTCTATTACGGCGACGAGACCGGCCATCCCGGCACAATCCTCACCTTCTTCCCGTGGGAAGGCGCAGCGGCAGGCCGCGGCGGTGTCGGCCAGACCCAGCAGACCGCGTTCCGCGTGCCGGCTCGCTCGCTCGGCTATTGGACGCACCGTTTCATTGAAAAGGGCATCGCCCACGAGGCACTGGAGAAGCGCTTTGGCGAAGCCGTGCTGCCCTTCACCGATCCGGACGGCATGAGCCTCGCACTGGTCGGCGTCCCCGGCGCCGAGAACGAGGCCGGCTGGAGCAACGGTGACGTGCCGGGGGAACATGCGATCCGCGGTTTTCATGGAGTCACGCTGCTGCTTGAGAATGCCGCCAAGACCAGTTCGATCCTGACCGACGTGTTCGGCTTCAAGGAAACCGCCCGCGAAGGCTCAATCATCCGTCTCACGGCGGACAATGCCGCCGGTGGCATCGTTGACATCTATGAGGCCAAGGGTTTCCTGCCCGGACGCCAGGGCACCGGCTCGGTGCATCACGTCGCCTTCCGCGCCGTCGACGACGCCGACCAGGCCGAGATGTCGCGCAAGCTCGTGGAAACCCACGGCCAGCATCCGACTGAACAGAAGGACCGCAACTACTTCCGTTCGGTCTATTTCCGCGAACCCGGCGGCATTCTGTTCGAAATTGCCACCGACATCCCCGGCTTTGCCGTCGACGAGCCTGTCGATTCGCTCGGCGAACATCTCAAGCTGCCGGCGTTCCTCGAGCCGCACCGCAAGGACATCGAAGGAGTGTTACCGCCATTGGAAAGGGCTGCGTAATGAGCAAGGACCTCTCCTTCATTCATCGCGTCGAGCCGGGCAACCGGCTCGAAGCACCGCCTCTCCTGCTGCTGCACGGAACCGGCGGCGATGAGAACGATCTGCTCCCGCTTGGCGAGGCCATTGCGCCCGGTGCGCCGCTGCTGTCAGTGCGCGGTCAGGTTCTGGAGCACGGCATGCCGCGCTTCTTCCGCCGGCTGGCCGAAGGCGTGTTCGACGAAGACGACGTGCGCCGCCGCGCCAACGAACTGGCGGATTTCGTTGTCGCCGCGCGTAGTCGCTACGGCCTCGCGGCGCCGATCGCACTCGGCTACTCCAATGGCGCCAACATCGCCGCCGCGGTCCTGCTGCTGCGCCCAGACGTGCTCGCGGGCGCCATCCTGCTCCGGGCAATGGTGCCGCTGCGCCAAGCGCCGACGCCAGATCTCGCCGGCAAGCCTGTACTGATCGTGTCGGGGAAATCGGATCCGATCATTCCGCGCGACAACTCGGCACGTCTCGCCACAATGCTGCAGCAGACAGGTGCCGAGGTACAGCACAGTACGCTGCCAGTCGGACATCAGCTTTCGCAGGCTGATCTCACCCTGGCAAAGACATGGGTACAAGGTCTACGGCACTTCTCCATCCAGCGGGATCCTGAAAAGCCTGTTGCGGTGTCCGGTTAGGAAAGTCGATGACTCCGATGTCCAACCGACGCCGATATGGGACGCTGCTGCGCACTGAACGACGCTCCGCTGCTTGTCACATTGTTCGTCGCTTCACACTCGCAAGAAATCCGCCTAACCACCGCGTAAGCAAAAAGATGCAGGTAGCTCAGCTCGATAAAGCGCCACCCTCGGAATGCGGAGGTCAGGTTCGAATCGTGTCGGGTACGGTGGAGAGGATGAAACTGGGAACCGCCATGTGATTGTGTCTGATATAGGTTTAAATCATCAATGACGACCGCTTCACTACGACTCGAAGGAGGAACAACATGACCAAGACCCAGCCCGAGCCCGTCCGCGACCCCAAGGCCGATCATCTACTGACCCCGCAAAACTGCGTTCTGGTCCTGATCGACTACCAGCCCGAGCAATATTCGACCGTGACCTCATCCTCCCGTGAGGAGATCACCCTCAATGTGGTTGCGCTGTGCAAACTCGCTCAAGCCTACAATATCCCCGTGGTGCTCTCGACGGTCGCAGTGGA is from Bradyrhizobium sp. AZCC 2176 and encodes:
- a CDS encoding IclR family transcriptional regulator gives rise to the protein MKTVEKEQRHIQSIEVGFRLIGVLEAARAKLPLKTIAERAGMPASKAHLYMVSFLRLGLVAQDPATMRYGLGPYAVQLGLAGLRQLDVVDLARGPMEELQQSVGLSVHLSIWGNMGPTIVAKSDGELDVPMIIKVGHVLPLLTSATGRVFLSLLPAASLAPILHRVPTPSAAARAVIEEAKREMGRNGVTTSDSRVHEGFAAVSGPIFDHSGALAASMTLIGQRSHVPLDGRGSIVEKLKAACDLVTRAMGREAAASDALQEDPGPRRTARSTRA
- a CDS encoding FAD-dependent monooxygenase yields the protein MKQQRITVIGAGIGGLAASCALLQRGFDVEVYEQAEVLGEVGAGVQISANGAKALIDLGLRDKISAVACEASSKAVRIWNTGKEWKLFDLGVDSIERFGAPYWSLHRADLHGVLLDAVRARKADAIHTGKKCVEIKSEPGKVHVRFADGSSATCDALVGADGVHSQIRQSLLGPSKAQFTGLMAWRGTIPMERLSKELRRPIGLNWIGPGAHVITYPIRSGELLNFVGIVERPEWQVESWSTRGTKEECAADFEGWHPLVLEIISQLGTPYKWALCGREPLQQYAYGNICLIGDAAHPTLPFLAQGAVMALEDAIVLGRCFVKYPSPEHAFKRFEELRVERTSSMVRGASENASRFHSADLADPKLAENYVAREWQPERVKKRYDWLFEYDVNTVTV
- a CDS encoding LysR family transcriptional regulator; translation: MNQSQRAHAEELAALLAVVDTGSFILAGRALQRHPTTVSKRIQAMEARLGVRLVERTTRQVRITEAGRRLCEKLQAAGDLIREVETEASPGATERHGRLRLAFPAAMGRMWLAPLLPEFLSRYPAVHVEVDYSERFLDLVGDGFDAAVRIGTLSDNRLVARKLGDHQRIVCASPSYLERHGKPARPRDLERHNCLEFPRLTTFPKWRLSDGAEKETVVARGSLRSGDSMHCWKPGPTGAVTAVLTTQAALISRLTPIGGEMAERANGSNFSVNSRPQDCGGHILLFSQGADRSGWRH
- a CDS encoding TetR/AcrR family transcriptional regulator; amino-acid sequence: MSGASKAARRVRTRTPSPDKRASILRAARVLVTAVGFRDTQMNAVAETAGVALGTLYRNFPSKAELMVEVVANVAQREVDAVATVAEQDGTASERLSASAWVFASRALLGRKLAHALVAEPVEPEIESARLKYRRKLARVFEGIIGQGIRDGEFPDQDVEASAACIVGSLFEGLVGPLARDSLTTVERQRQAKAIVAFCVRGASGEMWKPRRD
- a CDS encoding AMP-binding protein; the protein is MSSHQHAAALSRIEELVSLYSDPKACAAELLCDRYARDALAYRIVGADLEATDITYGRLREESEKFAAALADLGVGPGDRVATLMGKSLEYLVALVGIWRLGAVHVPIFTAFAPAGVSFRLIRSQAKVVVCDESQQKKLLPGDDMPADGGWKIVTTASERAGIPGSLRFSELMAAHARGRTAARLGGDAPIIQIYTSGTTGTPKGVLVPTKALAGFRAYAEFGLGLRPDDLYWCAADPGWAYGLYFGILGSLTTGTPSLLLTAGFDAASTFEVLSRYSVTNFAAAPTVYRAMRAFEGPRSKITKLRHASSAGEPLTPEVNLWAGDALGVAVHDHYGQTEAGMLINNHHHPDLVAPLKPGSMGVPLPGWSALVLKETEDAPAPDGELGRVAIELKDSPLAWFSGYIDDAQKSAEKFSGNGRWYLTGDAGWRDDEGYYHFSSRDDDVIIMAGYRIGPFEIESIVVTHPAVSECAVIAVPDTTRGEVLECFVVLRSGEKPSAQTVKSIQDWVKTRYAAHAYPRQVHFVDSLPKTPSGKVQRFVLRQRRREELGTLATETR
- a CDS encoding nitroreductase; its protein translation is MDADASLPPSPPRIHRSEPYLVSPVIEAVVNRRSVRSFLPTPVPLRVVKEILSAASRAPSGTNFQPWKVHVTTGATLARLCRAVTQAAMAGERSDEYFYAPAPLMEPYLSRRRKVGYDLYELYGIARDDYPARKQAMLRNFEFFGAPVGLFFTMDRRLLVGSWLDCGMFMQNVMIVARAFGLGTCAQQAWCEYGGVVHEQLGIPASQIILSGMALGHPDPDSRANTLVSDRVGVDDFTVVHE
- a CDS encoding LysR family transcriptional regulator, with the protein product MDKLSSLRAFVKVVELGSFSEAGRQLRLSRSAISKYVSDLEQDLGVQLLNRTTRHASPNENGQAYFERALVILADLDAADHAVAQAQATPRGLLRVNAPMSFGTLQLGPAVADFMALYPELRIHLVLSDEQIDPVQGGYDVTLRIADLESSSLIARKILAIDRAICAAPDYLEQYGTPKHPNELRSHALLTYGFLLTGNQWKLTGPDGDHWVQPEWTLCANNAEVLRDAAIAGRGVALLPTFIAGDALREGALQRFLEGYQAPPLHLYAIYPPTRHLAVKVRLFIDFLVERFASQPPGDLVEP
- a CDS encoding ring-cleaving dioxygenase — translated: MSGIHHVTAIAGNALRNFDFYTRSLGLRFVKKTVNFDDPGTYHFYYGDETGHPGTILTFFPWEGAAAGRGGVGQTQQTAFRVPARSLGYWTHRFIEKGIAHEALEKRFGEAVLPFTDPDGMSLALVGVPGAENEAGWSNGDVPGEHAIRGFHGVTLLLENAAKTSSILTDVFGFKETAREGSIIRLTADNAAGGIVDIYEAKGFLPGRQGTGSVHHVAFRAVDDADQAEMSRKLVETHGQHPTEQKDRNYFRSVYFREPGGILFEIATDIPGFAVDEPVDSLGEHLKLPAFLEPHRKDIEGVLPPLERAA
- a CDS encoding alpha/beta hydrolase, with the translated sequence MSKDLSFIHRVEPGNRLEAPPLLLLHGTGGDENDLLPLGEAIAPGAPLLSVRGQVLEHGMPRFFRRLAEGVFDEDDVRRRANELADFVVAARSRYGLAAPIALGYSNGANIAAAVLLLRPDVLAGAILLRAMVPLRQAPTPDLAGKPVLIVSGKSDPIIPRDNSARLATMLQQTGAEVQHSTLPVGHQLSQADLTLAKTWVQGLRHFSIQRDPEKPVAVSG